Genomic segment of Fusobacterium sp.:
CTAAAAAATTTAATCATAAAACCTAAAATATTTTATGAGAAAAAATATGGAATAATAAAAAAGTTAAAATCAACAATAAAGATAAAATTAAAAGGATTAACTTCTGTATAATACAAAAATCAATCCTTATTAATCAATATCTAAAATATATTACATAAAGAAGTTTTCTATTTATAAAAGTCCAACCTCTTTCATTACTGCTTTTATTTGTTTTGTTTGTTCTTCAGTTGCCCGTAAGAAAGGCTTTGTACAGTAATCCTGCATTTCTATTCCATGAATCATCATAGCCTTTTTCATAATAGGAATAAATGGTGTCCCTATTGAATAAAGATCCATCATCTTATCTACTATTTTTTGGATTCTAGCAACCTCATCCATATTTTTTGCATTTACAGCTTTTACCCAATCAGCAAAAAGTTCTGGACATAAATTTGATAATCCTCCTATACACCCTCTTCCACCACATAAAATATTATGAACAAAATTTTCATCAAATCCTGATAATACTACAAAATCAGGAAATTCTTTCAATACTGTTGTCATAAGTTTTCTAGTATGT
This window contains:
- a CDS encoding dihydrodipicolinate synthase family protein, with the protein product HTRKLMTTVLKEFPDFVVLSGFDENFVHNILCGGRGCIGGLSNLCPELFADWVKAVNAKNMDEVARIQKIVDKMMDLYSIGTPFIPIMKKAMMIHGIEMQDYCTKPFLRATEEQTKQIKAVMKEVGLL